A portion of the Aricia agestis chromosome 1, ilAriAges1.1, whole genome shotgun sequence genome contains these proteins:
- the LOC121733840 gene encoding glycosylphosphatidylinositol anchor attachment 1 protein: MGLLSDPEYSSVRWVKVLRRLHSPLCILCYLGAILWFFMLANREFNNETYFSENALLPGLVTNEFNGEQAANRFYTEFLQELEEKYDETDEMPIPWLVAKMSQLHLEVYTHNFTLNYPLGQGQVFKGTNVYGILRAPRTSSLEAIVLSAPYRSISSHQKGTAAGIALMLAFAQFARPQKYWAKDIIFLITEHEQLGMQAWLEAYHGLKRDSETFYSSLGSFVLPYTYGPDFGKLTKGFEWLNDHSKCLDPGTLKGRSGSIQAAINLEFHTPKIKYIEVKVEGLNGQLPNLDLVNLVHKLCVKSGIHHSYKNSYSWIRNLNPMDEWVSGIWTLLGMVSAQIAGVPNGNHGLFHRFGIEAVTLEGRDANDPIAPRVSALSSANFYRLGLTLESVLRSLNNLLERFHQSYFFYMLAATNRFVSIGQYMPSLCLLCGAMLIKALALYVSMQKEQEKEEESKEKQDTEETEEKKDTDYKKDFKTRREIDAALSSNISVANIGTNYLLVHLLGYAVMNLPVVFSQIGADQFGQPSEVSVYYGLIITSVLITVVSPFLLGIFRTRLSHDEMTLVNILLLVELATACLAIGMHNYPLGLVIAVTYTPLALLAGVVDSESKSTFLLMLKRLFCLVLHPLSVLTLSMIVYSSILFPEENFLSMVGRGRDAAMQAVMFAIVDSMIYGNWLFNVGACVILPTWIIFWQILCNRVRNE, from the exons ATGGGCTTGCTATCTGACCCAGAATACAGTTCAGTAAGATGGGTAAAAGTGCTGAGAAGATTACACTCTCCTCTTTGCATTTTATGTTATCTTGGAGCAATCCTGTGGTTTTTCATGTTAGCAAATCGTGAATTCAATAATGAGACGTACTTTTCGGAGAATGCTCTATTACCTGGGCTCGTTACGAACGAGTTTAACGGAGAACAAGCAGCCAATAGATTTTACACCGAATTCCTGCAGGAGCTAGAG GAAAAATATGATGAAACTGATGAAATGCCCATACCATGGCTTGTAGCAAAAATGTCCCAGTTGCACCTAGAAGTATATACTCACAACTTCACTCTGAATTATCCATTGGGGCAAGGAcag GTATTCAAAGGTACCAATGTGTATGGTATTCTCCGTGCTCCGAGAACCTCATCTTTGGAAGCAATAGTTCTGTCTGCTCCTTACCGATCCATCTCCAGCCACCAAAAGGGGACTGCAGCTGGAATTGCTTTGATGCTAGCGTTCGCACAATTTGCTAGAC CACAAAAGTACTGGGCGAAGGATATAATTTTCCTAATCACTGAACATGAACAACTAGGAATGCAGGCTTGGTTAGAAGCTTATCATGGCTTGAAGAGAGATTCAGAAACATTCTATTCCAGCCTCGGCAGTTTTGTGCTGCCTTACACATATGGTCCAGACTTTGGAAAGCTGACCAAGGGTTTTGAATGGTTGAATGACCATAGCAAATGCTTAGACCCAGGTACTTTAAAGGGCAGATCAGGATCCATACAAGCGGCTATAAATTTGGAGTTCCATACACCAAAAATAA aatataTTGAGGTTAAAGTTGAGGGACTAAATGGTCAGCTGCCAAACCTAGATCTAGTCAATTTAGTTCACAAGCTGTGTGTAAAATCTGGAATACACCACTCATATAAAAATAG TTACTCATGGATAAGAAATCTTAACCCAATGGACGAATGGGTTAGTGGCATTTGGACATTGCTTGGCATGGTTTCTGCGCAGATTGCTGgt GTGCCAAACGGGAATCACGGTCTGTTCCATCGTTTTGGAATCGAAGCTGTAACCCTGGAAGGTCGGGACGCTAACGATCCTATCGCCCCCCGCGTGTCGGCGCTCAGCTCAGCCAACTTCTACAGACTTGGACTGACACTGGAAAGTGTACTAAGATCTCTAAATAACCTGCTAGAGAGATTCCACCAGAGCTACTTCTTTTATATGCTGGCAGCGACGAATCGATTTGTGTCAATAG GTCAATACATGCCTTCACTGTGCTTACTCTGTGGTGCTATGCTCATAAAGGCTCTAGCTCTATATGTCTCCATGCAAAAGGAGCAAGAAAAAGAAGAGGAAAGTAAGGAGAAGCAAGATACAGAAGAAACAGAAGAAAAGAAAGACACAGATtataaaaaagattttaaaacaaGGCGCGAGATAGATGCAGCGTTAAGCAGTAATATAAGTGTAGCAAATATCGGAACAAATTACTTGTTAGTGCATTTATTAGGTTATGCAGTTATGAATTTACCCGTTGTGTTCAGCCAAATCG GTGCAGATCAATTTGGCCAACCCTCCGAAGTCTCCGTTTACTACGGACTCATCATCACATCAGTATTAATAACGGTGGTGTCACCGTTTCTATTGGGGATCTTCCGGACGAGATTATCCCATGATGAAATGACTTTAGTCAATATTCTGTTGCTGGTTGAGCTGGCGACCGCCTGCCTGGCTATAGGCATGCATAACTATCCTCTTGGACTGGTTATAGCGGTCACTTATACACCGTTAGCGTTGCTTGCTGGAGTTGTTGATAGCGAGTCGAAAAg CACATTCCTTCTGATGCTAAAGAGGTTATTCTGCTTGGTGTTGCATCCGCTGTCCGTGTTGACGCTGTCTATGATTGTGTATTCGAGTATTCTTTTCCCGGAGGAGAATTTCTTGTCTATGGTGGGGCGAGGGAGGGATGCAGCCATGCAGGCTGTCATGTTCGCCATTGTGGACTCTATG aTATACGGCAACTGGCTATTCAACGTCGGCGCTTGCGTGATCTTACCCACCTGGATCATATTCTGGCAGATCCTGTGTAATAGAGTTCGGAATGAGTAA